Proteins encoded within one genomic window of Cyprinus carpio isolate SPL01 chromosome A15, ASM1834038v1, whole genome shotgun sequence:
- the LOC122147636 gene encoding olfactory receptor 10A6-like has translation MYLFICNLACINVYGGTAVSPFIIATFLTEHYHITWFSCLVQIYFIYTYGGCDITNLTVMAYDRYISICYPLKYDKIVTPTKVILGIVLTWLMPFFRVTITLSLTANFDICGVIIEKVYCDNYSIVKLACTDILYYNIYSSTMIAFGVVLPFFIIIYSYVKITLICLKLPKRGRVKLFSTCVPHLIALFNFIIGISFELLQSRFDMRHVPYIIRVILSLYFLIFTPLINPIIYGLRKHAIKEAIMRKLCHTFYQRQTV, from the coding sequence ATGTACTTGTTTATCTGCAATTTAGCTTGTATAAATGTATACGGTGGCACAGCAGTTTCACCTTTTATCATAGCTACATTCTTGACAGAACACTATCACATAACATGGTTTTCTTGTCTTGTGCAAATCTACTTTATATATACCTATGGTGGTTGTGACATAACAAACCTAACAGTAATGGCTTATGATCGGTATATTTCTATATGCTATCCTTTAAAGTATGACAAAATAGTAACCCctacaaaagtgattttgggTATTGTACTAACTTGGCTTATGCCCTTTTTCAGAGTGACCATCACTCTCTCACTTACAGCAAACTTTGACATTTGTGGAGTCATCATTGAAAAAGTATACTGTGATAATTACTCGATAGTGAAACTAGCATGCactgatattttatattacaacatATATAGCTCAACAATGATTGCCTTTGGGGTTGTACTcccattttttataattatctaCTCTTatgtaaaaatcactttaatcTGTTTGAAACTGCCAAAAAGAGGACGAGTCAAACTCTTTAGCACGTGTGTCCCACATCTAATTGCATTATTCAACTTTATTATTGGGATTTCCTTTGAACTTTTGCAAAGCCGATTTGATATGAGACATGTGCCCTACATTATTCGTGTAATACTATCTTTGTATTTCCTTATTTTTACCCCATTAATAAACCCAATCATTTATGGGTTGAGAAAGCATGCAATAAAGGAAGCTATAATGAGAAAACTTTGTCATACGTTTTACCAAAGGCAAACTGTGTAA